GCGCGCAAATACCGGCTGGGAGATGCGCTCGCGCAGGCGTATGGTCTTGATTTCCTCGGGGCTGAGCACGCGCACCGTGGTCAGACAAGCCTCATCGAACTCGCGCATCGTCTGCTTGTCGATCGCGCCGACCTCGTGCAGCGCATCCATGGTTTCATGGATCGCGGCGAACGCCTCACTTCGATACCTTTTCGTCATTGCTTTCGACCTCCTCAATCTGGCCGGTTGTGATCAGGATGTCCAATTGGACTTCAGAAATCCCCAAGACATGCCTGGCCATCTTTTTCCTTGATGCGTTTGACATGGCCGCGGCCGAGGCCCTTGACCTCGCAGCCGAGCTCGAAATAGCGGCGGATCGCGGCGTC
The Syntrophobacterales bacterium DNA segment above includes these coding regions:
- a CDS encoding DNA-binding transcriptional regulator; the encoded protein is MDALHEVGAIDKQTMREFDEACLTTVRVLSPEEIKTIRLRERISQPVFARYLNVSKNLVSDWERGVKKPGGPALRLLTVVGEKGLKAIA